ATATTTTTTTCAATAAATTTTGTGAACAAGTAAAGCGAAATATTATTTTTTAAATAGTACTTGGACTTTAGTTTTATAGATTTTTTGAAATATGGAAAAACTAGAGGTTGGAGATAAAATGTACAATGTTGTACAGGACGGTTTTGATGATTTTGCAAGATATTCGTTCTCCGAGGTAGTAAAACTAACTGAAACTCTTGCTGTTTTAAAAAATGGTATCCGCTTAATCAATAAGCCAAAACCTTCCTATATTATGGAGGATATCGGATATTCCGTCTCGCGAAAAAAGGGTACTCACTGGCACAAGGTCTCTTTACAGGCTATTAGAAATGCACAAATTGAAAATGAAAAAATTAAGGTGCATAATTGGTTTGAGGAAAAGGAGTTTAGTTTAGAAGAAAAAAGTACTATCTACGAACTGTTGGCGAAGTAGATTTTTTACCGTCCTTGTTCACGTTCTTCAAAGATTTTAAGAAACAACATCGTACTCACCTTTTGGGCCCTGTTTTTGGCAATCCATGCTGTTTCTCCTTCAAAAAGATCATCGATGGTCTCAAACCATAAATTTAACCAAAGCCCAAAATGTTCTGAAGTAACGGTGTGATTCATTTTCTTATCTACTTCTTGGTGCACGACCACTGGATTTCCGATGTATTTCCTTTTCAAGAATAACTGGGTTTCCCAAAAATCGGAAAGCACAATAAAGTGAGATTCCCAATCAGCGATAATACTGTTGAAAATTGGTCCAAGAACTTTATCTTTTCTGACTTTTGAATAAAAGGTCCTAACCAAAAGATTTATGTCTTCCCTATTTTTAATAGCAGACTTCTTTTCCTTCAAATTTTTAAGGTCTATTTCAAGTTAGTGAAAAAAAGCAACGAATCAATGGTTTGATATAGTCTCTATCATAAAGTTATACAAAGCTCTCATTTGAGGTTCTCCCTTCTTCTTTCCAATACGCCCAAAGAAATAGAGTGCAAACCAGAGAACCACTAAAAATCCCATTAAGCCGAGTTGAAGACCATAGGGTTTGTTTAAGGCCCAACTCGAATAAGCCCAAATTCCTAGTACAATGAAAATGGTGGCTACACCAAAATGCAGAAAGATGAAAAAAGTCCATAGGGTTGGATTAGGTCCAAACA
This sequence is a window from Maribacter aestuarii. Protein-coding genes within it:
- a CDS encoding GTP-binding protein, which gives rise to MKVLSNDIVLRPRFQLELPHDKEKILALFEVSLNHSFVIKRIDDHVFIKLNPHDIHFWSPQLHLEINELDDGKGAKLYGLFGPNPTLWTFFIFLHFGVATIFIVLGIWAYSSWALNKPYGLQLGLMGFLVVLWFALYFFGRIGKKKGEPQMRALYNFMIETISNH
- a CDS encoding group III truncated hemoglobin, with amino-acid sequence MKEKKSAIKNREDINLLVRTFYSKVRKDKVLGPIFNSIIADWESHFIVLSDFWETQLFLKRKYIGNPVVVHQEVDKKMNHTVTSEHFGLWLNLWFETIDDLFEGETAWIAKNRAQKVSTMLFLKIFEEREQGR
- a CDS encoding pyruvate kinase; the protein is MEKLEVGDKMYNVVQDGFDDFARYSFSEVVKLTETLAVLKNGIRLINKPKPSYIMEDIGYSVSRKKGTHWHKVSLQAIRNAQIENEKIKVHNWFEEKEFSLEEKSTIYELLAK